In the genome of Eschrichtius robustus isolate mEscRob2 chromosome 12, mEscRob2.pri, whole genome shotgun sequence, one region contains:
- the KCNK16 gene encoding potassium channel subfamily K member 16: MPRTRLCSCWGGQVLPLLLAYVCYLLLGATIFQLLEKQAEAQSRDQFQFEKLRFLENYTCLDQQAVEQFVQVIMEAWVKGVNPKGNSTNPSNWDFGSSFFFAGTVVTTIGYGNLAPSTEAGQVFCVFYALVGIPLNVVFLNHLGTGLHAHLTTLERWEDQPRRSQLLQTLGLALFLALGTLLVLIFPPMVFSHVEGWSFCEGFYFAFITLSTIGFGDYVVGTDPSKHYISVYRSLAAIWILLGLAWLALVLPLGPLLLHRCSQLWLLSRGLKERGAPETNGLPRPQKIPISA, encoded by the exons ATGCCCCGCACCAGGCTCTGCAGCTGCTGGGGCGGCCAGGTGCTGCCCCTGCTGCTGGCCTATGTCTGCTACCTGCTGCTCGGCGCCACCATCTTCCAGCTGCTGGAGAAACAGGCGGAGGCTCAGTCCAGGGACCAGTTTCAGTTTGAGAAGCTGCGCTTCTTGGAGAACTACACCTGCCTGGACCAGCAGGCCGTGGAGCAGTTTGTGCAG GTCATCATGGAAGCCTGGGTGAAGGGCGTGAACCCCAAAGGCAACTCCACCAACCCCAGCAACTGGGACTTCGGCAGCAGTTTCTTCTTTGCAGGCACGGTCGTCACCACCATAG GATATGGGAACCTGGCGCCCAGCACGGAGGCAGGCCAGGTCTTCTGTGTCTTCTATGCTCTGGTGGGCATCCCGCTTAACGTGGTCTTCCTCAACCACCTGGGCACAGGGCTGCATGCCCACCTGACCACACTGGAGAGGTGGGAGGACCAGCCCAGGCGCTCCCAG CTACTGCAGACCCTGGGCCTGGCCTTGTTCCTGGCCCTGGGGACGCTGCTCGTTCTCATCTTCCCGCCCATGGTCTTCAGCCACGTGGAGGGCTGGAGCTTCTGCGAGGGCTTCTACTTCGCCTTCATCACCCTCAGCACCATCGGCTTCGGGGACTATGTCGTCG gcACGGACCCCAGCAAGCATTACATCTCTGTGTACCGGAGCCTGGCAGCCATCTGGATCCTCCTGGGCCTGGCATGGCTGGCACTGGTCCTTCCACTGGGCCCCCTGCTTCTGCACAGGTGCTCCCAGCTCTGGCTGCTCAGCAGAGGCCTCAAGGAAAGGGGAGCCCCCGAGACTAATGGGCTCCCTAGACCTCAGAAGATTCCCATCTCTGCATGA
- the KCNK17 gene encoding potassium channel subfamily K member 17 has protein sequence MAPGFALPASLAECRRRAREAPEGRVWGCAMPGTLLLLLAYLTYLVLGAGVFWLLESPAAHDSSERFQHDKWALLRNFTCLDGPALDSLIRGIIQAYQNGDIVLDNTTSMGRWEFVGSFFFSVSTITTIGYGNLSPRTMGSRLFCILFALVGIPLNLVVLNRLGHLMQQGVHSCARVLGGTWKDPAKARWLVGSSALLSGLLLFLLLPPLLFSHVEGWSYVEGFYFSFITLSTVGFGDYVIGMNPSRNYPLWYKNTVSLWILFGMAWLALIIKLILSLLEAPRGSYPCYCHSSKGKFKPQSWRQGLDGEADPHSPQPVCYLEGPVIMNCPEPSVQVSCSGKDS, from the exons ATGGCTCCCGGCTTcgccctccctgcctctctcgcTGAGTGCAGGCGGAGAGCCAGGGAGGCGCCCGAGGGCAGGGTCTGGGGCTGCGCGATGCCGGGCACATTGCTCCTGCTGCTTGCCTACCTGACTTACCTGGTACTGGGCGCCGGCGTGTTCTGGCTGCTGGAGAGCCCCGCGGCGCACGATTCCAGCGAGAGATTCCAGCACGACAAGTGGGCGCTGCTGCGGAACTTCACCTGTCTGGATGGCCCGGCGCTGGACTCGCTGATCCGG GGCATCATCCAAGCCTACCAAAATGGGGACATCGTCCTCGACAACACCACCAGCATGGGGCGCTGGGAGTTTGTGGGCTCCTTCTTTTTCTCCGtgtccaccatcaccaccatcg GCTATGGCAACCTGAGCCCCCGCACGATGGGCTCCCGCCTCTTCTGCATCCTCTTTGCTCTCGTGGGGATCCCGCTCAACCTCGTGGTGCTCAACCGACTGGGGCATCTCATGCAGCAGGGGGTGCACAGCTGCGCCCGCGTGCTGGGGGGCACCTGGAAG GACCCGGCCAAGGCCCGGTGGCTGGTGGGCTCCAGCGCTCTCCTGTCCGGCCTCCTGCTTTTCCTGCTGCTGCCCCCGCTGCTCTTCTCCCACGTGGAGGGCTGGAGCTACGTGGAGGgcttctacttctccttcatcacCCTCAGCACCGTGGGCTTCGGCGACTACGTGATTG GGATGAACCCCTCCCGGAATTACCCTCTGTGGTACAAGAACACAGTGTCTCTGTGGATCCTCTTTGGGATGGCATGGCTGGCCTTGATCATCAAACTGATCCTCTCCCTGCTGGAGGCTCCACGAGGATCGTATCCCTGCTACTGCCACAGCTCTAAGGGGAAATTCAAGCCCCAAAGCTGGAGGCAGGGCCTGGATGGGGAGGCAGATCCCCACTCCCCACAGCCAGTCTGCTATCTGGAGGGACCTGTAATCATGAATTGCCCAGAACCCTCTGTTCAAGTCTCATGCTCTGGAAAGGACAGCTAG